The Trinickia acidisoli genome includes a window with the following:
- a CDS encoding aminotransferase-like domain-containing protein — MSAALDQIPAPHGASSLTLVEQLVQWARRRIEERVFRPGMRMPSIRKLAQDKGVSRFTVVEAYERLVAQGYLDSRRGSGFYVRERVLGAPGERRPGDEAQESAAAASQRPIDVVWLLRNTLHTGAPEKGPGLGYLPNRWLDGELVAAGLRTLGRQSGGQWLGAGTAQGFLPLRQQLQTRLEEFEIGAAPEQIVLTSGVTQAIDLIARLYVQPGDAVIVGDPAWFQMFGRFAAQGARLVGMPYTPAGPDLDALEALVQTWRPKMLVINSVLHNPTGTSLSPAQAFRILRLAEEYDFVVVEDDIYCDLCPPSYPVTRLASLDQLGRVIYLGSFSKTLTANLRVGFVACAPELAQAIADQKVLIGMTTPELNERLVYKILTQGHYRRHIERLRARLDGVRDKCARLLEQVGFSLFTMPAAGMFLWADAGVDADALAAAGQEAGFLLAPGSLFSPHQSPTTWMRFNVANCGDPALPGFLAGYLEAQHRFARPLKTPAGIPI; from the coding sequence ATGTCAGCCGCCCTCGACCAGATTCCCGCCCCGCACGGCGCCTCCTCGCTGACGCTCGTCGAACAGCTCGTGCAGTGGGCCCGGCGCCGCATCGAGGAGCGCGTATTCCGCCCCGGCATGCGCATGCCGTCGATCCGCAAGCTTGCGCAGGACAAGGGCGTTTCCCGTTTCACCGTCGTCGAGGCCTACGAGCGGCTCGTGGCCCAGGGGTATCTCGATTCGCGTCGCGGCTCGGGGTTCTATGTTCGCGAGCGCGTCTTGGGGGCGCCGGGCGAGCGCCGCCCGGGCGACGAGGCGCAGGAGAGCGCGGCAGCGGCGTCGCAACGGCCGATCGACGTCGTCTGGCTGTTGCGCAACACCTTGCATACGGGCGCGCCGGAGAAGGGCCCGGGCCTTGGTTACCTGCCGAACCGCTGGCTGGACGGCGAGCTCGTGGCGGCCGGCCTGCGCACGCTCGGACGGCAAAGCGGCGGGCAATGGCTCGGCGCCGGGACGGCGCAAGGTTTCCTACCGCTGCGCCAGCAGTTGCAGACACGGCTCGAAGAGTTCGAGATCGGCGCCGCGCCCGAGCAGATCGTGCTCACGTCGGGCGTTACACAGGCGATCGATCTGATCGCGCGCCTCTATGTGCAGCCTGGCGACGCCGTGATCGTCGGCGATCCGGCCTGGTTCCAGATGTTCGGCCGCTTCGCCGCGCAGGGCGCGCGGCTCGTCGGTATGCCGTATACGCCGGCCGGCCCCGACCTCGATGCACTCGAAGCGCTGGTTCAGACGTGGCGTCCGAAGATGCTCGTCATCAACTCGGTCTTGCACAACCCGACGGGCACATCGTTGTCGCCGGCGCAGGCGTTTCGCATTCTGCGTTTGGCCGAGGAATACGATTTCGTCGTAGTCGAAGACGACATCTACTGCGACCTCTGTCCGCCGAGCTACCCGGTCACGCGGCTCGCGAGTCTCGACCAGCTCGGGCGGGTGATTTATCTCGGCAGCTTTTCGAAGACGCTGACGGCGAACCTGCGCGTGGGTTTCGTCGCGTGCGCGCCCGAGCTTGCGCAGGCGATCGCCGATCAGAAGGTGCTGATCGGCATGACCACGCCCGAATTGAACGAGCGCCTGGTCTATAAGATTTTGACCCAGGGGCATTACCGGCGGCATATCGAGCGGCTGCGCGCGCGGCTCGATGGCGTGCGCGACAAGTGTGCGCGCCTGCTCGAGCAGGTCGGTTTCTCGTTGTTCACGATGCCGGCGGCGGGGATGTTCCTGTGGGCCGACGCGGGCGTGGACGCCGACGCACTCGCCGCCGCGGGGCAGGAGGCCGGATTCTTGCTTGCTCCCGGCAGCTTGTTTTCCCCGCATCAGTCGCCGACCACCTGGATGCGTTTTAACGTCGCAAACTGTGGCGATCCGGCGCTGCCCGGCTTTCTGGCCGGCTACCTCGAAGCGCAGCACCGCTTCGCGCGGCCCTTGAAAACGCCGGCGGGCATCCCCATTTGA
- a CDS encoding VOC family protein: MTHAFALELDHLVVVARTLDEGARYVADTLGVEPVTGGTHAAMGTHNRLLALWGGAYLEIIAIDPQAERDRAGHDDVAAQSRPRWFALDDAAMRERLECGPYLAHWVARVPRPKDLGRWQTQYPERIASVVPMARGDLTWRLTVPEDGAFPCWQGAGDGIVPTLIQWDTAAHPSARLPETGLALKALKARHPRAGAIREQLEWLGAAHLIALEDIADGPAALVAEIETPSGVRTLA, encoded by the coding sequence ATGACACACGCCTTCGCGCTCGAACTCGATCACCTCGTCGTTGTCGCCCGCACCCTCGATGAAGGCGCGCGCTACGTCGCCGACACGCTCGGGGTCGAACCCGTCACGGGCGGCACGCACGCCGCCATGGGCACGCACAACCGGCTGCTCGCCCTATGGGGCGGCGCCTATCTCGAAATCATTGCGATCGATCCGCAAGCCGAACGCGACCGTGCCGGCCACGACGACGTCGCAGCACAGTCGCGCCCGCGCTGGTTCGCGCTCGACGATGCGGCGATGCGCGAGCGGCTCGAATGCGGCCCCTACCTCGCCCATTGGGTCGCGCGCGTGCCGCGTCCCAAGGATCTCGGCCGCTGGCAAACCCAGTACCCCGAGCGCATCGCGAGCGTCGTGCCGATGGCGCGCGGCGACCTGACCTGGCGCCTGACGGTGCCGGAGGACGGCGCGTTCCCGTGCTGGCAAGGGGCCGGCGACGGCATCGTGCCCACGTTGATTCAATGGGATACCGCCGCCCACCCGAGCGCGCGGTTGCCCGAAACCGGCCTGGCGCTCAAAGCGCTGAAGGCGCGCCACCCGCGCGCGGGCGCGATCCGCGAGCAGCTTGAATGGCTCGGCGCGGCCCACTTGATTGCACTGGAAGACATCGCGGACGGCCCCGCGGCCCTCGTAGCCGAAATCGAAACGCCGTCGGGCGTACGCACGCTCGCGTAA
- a CDS encoding DMT family transporter — translation MLLGLVGVIIFSLTLPMTRIVVQEFNPFLNGLGRALAASVPAAALLAWRRERRPNRAQLKGLAVTALGVIIAFPVFSAWAMKSVPASHGALVNGLQPMFVAIYAAWLSRERPSLAFWVSAAVGSALVIAYALHAGGGALQAGDLLMLGAVAVGALGYAEGARIARELGGWQVICWALVLAAPFLAIPVAWLGWQQHLSHPGPVALRTWLAFGYVSLFSQFIGFFAWYAGLAMGGTARVGQVQLLQIFFTIAFASLFFGETVAPSTWLFAAAVIATVVLGRKAAVRTTTTPPRTTRLAR, via the coding sequence ATGCTGCTCGGTCTCGTCGGCGTGATCATCTTCAGCTTGACGCTGCCGATGACGCGCATCGTCGTGCAGGAATTCAACCCGTTCTTGAACGGTCTCGGCCGAGCGCTCGCCGCCTCCGTCCCCGCCGCGGCGCTGCTCGCCTGGCGCCGCGAGCGCAGGCCCAATCGCGCTCAGTTGAAAGGGCTCGCCGTGACAGCGCTCGGCGTCATCATCGCGTTCCCGGTGTTTTCGGCGTGGGCCATGAAATCGGTACCAGCCTCGCACGGCGCGCTCGTCAACGGTCTGCAGCCGATGTTCGTCGCCATCTATGCGGCCTGGCTCTCGCGCGAGCGCCCGTCCCTCGCGTTCTGGGTGAGCGCGGCCGTGGGCAGCGCGCTCGTCATCGCCTACGCGCTGCACGCGGGCGGCGGCGCGCTGCAAGCGGGCGACCTCCTGATGCTGGGCGCCGTCGCCGTCGGCGCGCTCGGCTATGCCGAAGGCGCCCGTATCGCGCGCGAACTCGGCGGCTGGCAGGTGATCTGCTGGGCGCTCGTGCTCGCCGCGCCGTTCCTTGCCATCCCCGTGGCCTGGCTCGGCTGGCAGCAGCATCTCAGCCATCCGGGGCCCGTCGCGCTACGCACGTGGCTCGCGTTCGGCTACGTGTCGCTGTTCTCGCAGTTCATAGGATTTTTCGCATGGTATGCGGGACTCGCGATGGGCGGCACCGCGCGGGTGGGACAAGTGCAGCTATTGCAGATATTCTTCACGATCGCGTTCGCCTCGCTTTTTTTCGGCGAAACCGTCGCGCCATCGACATGGCTGTTTGCCGCCGCCGTCATCGCCACGGTCGTGCTCGGCCGCAAAGCCGCCGTCCGCACGACCACCACACCACCGCGAACGACGAGACTTGCGCGATAA
- a CDS encoding aminotransferase-like domain-containing protein gives MDHSDLPHTNWRISERARKLTSSAIREILKVTERPEVISFAGGLPSPATFPIERLRAACDRVISDAPAAAFQYSATEGYLPLREWVAARYSKDGVTIRPSQVLIVTGSQQALDLIGKALIDPGSPVLVETPTYLGALQSFSMYEARYVQVPTDENGLITEGLTPALTEGARLLYAQPNFQNPTGRRLPLERRRALAEFARTSPFPVIEDDPYGALDYAGAPLPTLLSMAPDHVVHCGSFSKVLAPGLRLGYIIAPEELHFKLVQAKQATDLHTPSFTQRIVYEVIKDGFLDEHVPTIRALYRDQCDAMHSALERHMPEGVKWNRPEGGMFVWASLPKNIDTMKLLEAAVADNVAFVPGAPFYAHDADHSALRLSFVTVPPARIDEGVARLAKLIRERL, from the coding sequence ATGGATCACAGCGACTTGCCGCACACGAACTGGCGCATTTCCGAGCGCGCACGCAAACTCACGAGCTCCGCCATCCGCGAGATCCTGAAAGTCACCGAACGGCCCGAAGTCATCTCGTTCGCAGGCGGCCTGCCCTCGCCCGCCACGTTCCCGATCGAGCGCCTGCGCGCGGCGTGCGATCGCGTGATCAGCGACGCGCCGGCCGCCGCGTTCCAGTACAGCGCGACGGAAGGCTACCTGCCGCTGCGCGAATGGGTAGCCGCGCGCTATTCGAAGGACGGCGTCACGATCCGTCCGAGCCAGGTACTCATCGTCACGGGCTCGCAGCAGGCGCTCGATCTGATCGGCAAGGCGCTGATCGATCCGGGCAGCCCCGTGCTCGTCGAAACGCCGACGTACCTCGGCGCGCTGCAATCGTTCTCGATGTACGAGGCCCGCTATGTGCAGGTGCCAACCGACGAGAACGGCCTCATCACCGAAGGCCTGACGCCGGCGCTGACGGAAGGTGCGCGGCTACTCTACGCGCAGCCGAACTTCCAGAACCCGACGGGACGCCGCCTGCCGCTCGAGCGCCGCCGGGCGCTGGCCGAGTTCGCGCGCACGAGCCCGTTCCCCGTGATCGAAGACGATCCGTACGGCGCGCTCGACTACGCCGGCGCTCCGTTGCCGACGCTGCTTTCGATGGCGCCCGATCACGTCGTTCACTGCGGCTCGTTCTCGAAGGTGCTTGCGCCAGGCCTGCGCCTGGGTTACATCATCGCGCCCGAAGAACTGCACTTCAAACTCGTGCAGGCGAAACAAGCCACCGATCTGCACACGCCGAGCTTCACGCAGCGTATCGTCTACGAGGTGATCAAGGACGGCTTCCTCGACGAGCACGTACCGACGATCCGCGCGCTCTACCGCGATCAGTGCGATGCGATGCACTCGGCCCTCGAGCGCCACATGCCCGAGGGCGTGAAGTGGAACCGCCCCGAGGGCGGCATGTTCGTCTGGGCGAGCTTGCCCAAGAATATCGATACGATGAAACTGCTCGAGGCGGCCGTCGCGGACAACGTCGCGTTCGTGCCGGGCGCCCCGTTCTACGCGCACGATGCCGATCACAGCGCGCTGCGCCTGTCGTTCGTCACCGTGCCGCCGGCACGCATCGACGAAGGCGTCGCGCGCTTGGCCAAGCTGATCCGCGAGCGGCTGTAA
- a CDS encoding RidA family protein — translation MANQNVYDTLKQLGIELPVAATPAAAYVMAVQTGNTVFVSGHIAKKDGKPWVGKLGQNMTTDEGKVAARSIAIDLLATLHAQTGDLNRIKRIVKVMSLVNSTLEYTEQHIVTNGASELFGEIFGDAGKHARSAFGVAQIPTGSCVEIELIVEVA, via the coding sequence ATGGCAAACCAAAACGTCTACGACACGCTCAAGCAACTGGGCATCGAACTGCCCGTCGCGGCCACGCCGGCCGCCGCCTACGTCATGGCCGTGCAGACGGGCAACACCGTCTTCGTGTCGGGCCATATCGCCAAGAAGGACGGCAAGCCGTGGGTCGGCAAGCTCGGCCAGAACATGACGACCGACGAAGGCAAGGTCGCGGCGCGCTCGATCGCGATCGATCTGCTCGCCACGCTGCACGCGCAGACGGGCGATCTGAATCGCATCAAGCGCATCGTCAAGGTGATGAGCCTCGTGAACTCGACGCTCGAGTACACCGAGCAGCATATCGTGACGAACGGCGCGTCCGAGCTGTTCGGCGAGATCTTCGGCGATGCCGGCAAGCATGCGCGTTCGGCTTTCGGCGTCGCGCAGATCCCGACCGGCTCGTGCGTCGAGATCGAGTTGATCGTCGAAGTCGCGTGA
- a CDS encoding PhzF family phenazine biosynthesis protein, with translation MSAREVRFKQVDVFSEAPFKGNALAVVFDADGLTDGQMRAIARWTNLSETTFVCRPTDPSADYLVRIFTPAYELPFAGHPTLGTAHALLDGGYRPRQPGRLIQQCGVGLVEVAVREDASLAFVAPPARIEPLEADELRVLKDALRSDEIDFAALPPCKVDNGVPWLTIGVASPQACISLTFDPAAISHIVQKTSMTGLAFYAPHAPDGPATLEVRCIVVDGDLAIYEDPVTGSANAGLACLFAAHERRPGNRYTVRQGTAIGRNGRVTIDYEADGKIWIGGRSTTIVDGTFRLA, from the coding sequence ATGAGCGCACGCGAGGTCCGCTTCAAGCAGGTCGACGTATTCTCGGAGGCGCCGTTCAAGGGTAATGCGCTGGCTGTCGTGTTCGATGCGGACGGCTTGACCGACGGGCAAATGCGAGCGATCGCCCGTTGGACGAATCTGTCCGAAACGACGTTCGTCTGCCGTCCGACCGATCCTTCGGCCGACTACCTCGTGCGCATCTTCACGCCGGCCTACGAGTTGCCGTTCGCCGGCCATCCGACGCTCGGCACCGCGCATGCGTTGCTCGATGGCGGATACCGGCCGCGGCAGCCCGGCCGGCTCATCCAGCAATGCGGCGTAGGGCTCGTCGAGGTCGCCGTGCGCGAGGACGCATCGCTCGCGTTCGTGGCTCCGCCCGCACGCATCGAGCCGCTCGAGGCCGACGAGTTGCGGGTGCTCAAGGACGCGCTGCGCAGCGATGAGATCGATTTCGCCGCGCTTCCGCCATGCAAAGTCGATAACGGCGTCCCCTGGCTGACAATCGGTGTCGCTTCCCCACAAGCTTGCATCTCGCTGACCTTCGACCCTGCCGCGATTTCGCACATAGTGCAGAAAACGAGCATGACGGGTCTTGCTTTCTATGCGCCGCATGCACCGGACGGTCCGGCGACGCTCGAAGTTCGTTGCATCGTCGTCGACGGCGACCTCGCCATATACGAAGACCCGGTCACCGGCAGCGCCAACGCGGGGCTCGCTTGCTTGTTCGCTGCGCACGAGCGCCGGCCGGGCAATCGCTATACCGTGCGCCAAGGCACCGCCATCGGCCGGAACGGCCGCGTGACGATCGACTACGAGGCCGACGGCAAGATCTGGATCGGCGGCCGGTCGACGACGATCGTCGACGGCACCTTCCGCCTCGCATAA
- a CDS encoding bifunctional diguanylate cyclase/phosphodiesterase encodes MNFARLHSTRDTRTRSNAAGSRRRALIAIPALGVLVLALLWTVISARLSVERDSTYREATASAAILSAALEQHTVKAIHQVDQITRFVKYEYEKSPDHFDLASTVEKGVVQSDTLVQVSIIDERGILISSTAEPNPAPIDLSDREHFKVHEHENDDQLYISKPVLGRVSHQWTLQMTRRLNHPDGSFAGVVVVSEDPSYFTSDFYNNAAIGKDGVIAVIADNGAVLARRTGVARNAAGEFSASGTYPISEHVSGTMVDPIDHVKRIVSYRHIDGYPMGVLVGLSEAEEFADYNHTRNVYLLMAGFISLAMLGFFGVATGLIGKLLGREREMTHLVEYDLLTGLRNRYATMQSLRQDVGDPGNVGRLAILFIDLDNFKTVNDTLGHNAGDIVLQMTASRLADAVGAAGVLSRIGGDEFVVVLKGGDVERQAVQLAENVREIFEHAFDVRGTSFVLHASIGIALYSVGSESEIDLLKKADLAMYSAKDAGKNCYQFYSPHLSHRADHLMQWEQQLRVALTENQLFLVYQPKVDLARRCITGFEALARWNHPQQGVISASEFIPVAESTGLIVPIGDFVIQTACRQLAAWQRDGYDTLSLAVNISAVQFWRGDLYETISHAIEETGIAAHRLELEITETAMMEYPELVSEKIVALKRLGVGIALDDFGTGYSSLSYLNRFSVDTLKVDRSFVQAIPADRSVCVMVSAIVNLARSLGLTVVVEGTETEEQIAWLSALGNIQAQGFLFSRPVPADGIPALLERFGVCDAHEPFGTFGASQKSTSKQSA; translated from the coding sequence ATGAATTTCGCCCGGCTTCATTCCACGAGAGACACCCGCACGCGATCGAACGCCGCGGGCTCACGCCGTCGCGCGCTGATCGCGATCCCGGCGCTGGGCGTGCTCGTGCTTGCGCTGCTGTGGACGGTGATCTCGGCACGCCTGTCGGTCGAGCGCGACTCGACTTACCGTGAGGCGACAGCTTCGGCTGCGATCCTTTCGGCCGCGCTGGAGCAGCACACCGTCAAAGCCATTCACCAAGTCGACCAAATCACGCGTTTCGTCAAGTACGAATACGAAAAAAGCCCCGATCACTTCGATCTGGCCAGTACCGTCGAAAAAGGCGTCGTGCAAAGCGATACGCTCGTGCAGGTATCGATCATCGACGAGCGCGGCATTCTGATCTCCAGCACGGCCGAGCCCAATCCGGCGCCGATCGATCTGTCCGATCGCGAGCATTTCAAAGTGCACGAGCACGAAAACGACGACCAGCTCTACATCAGCAAACCGGTGCTCGGACGCGTCTCGCATCAGTGGACGCTGCAGATGACGCGCCGCTTGAATCATCCGGACGGCTCGTTCGCGGGCGTCGTGGTCGTCTCCGAAGACCCGAGCTATTTCACGAGCGACTTCTACAACAATGCGGCGATCGGCAAAGACGGCGTAATCGCGGTCATCGCCGACAACGGCGCCGTGCTCGCGCGCCGCACTGGTGTGGCCCGCAATGCAGCCGGCGAGTTCTCGGCCAGCGGAACCTATCCAATTTCCGAGCATGTATCGGGCACGATGGTCGATCCGATCGACCACGTCAAACGCATCGTCTCGTACCGGCACATCGACGGCTATCCGATGGGCGTGCTCGTCGGGCTGTCGGAGGCGGAGGAATTCGCCGACTACAACCACACGCGCAACGTCTACCTGTTGATGGCCGGCTTCATCTCGCTCGCGATGCTCGGCTTCTTCGGCGTTGCCACGGGGCTCATCGGCAAGCTGCTCGGACGCGAGCGCGAGATGACGCACCTCGTCGAGTACGATTTGCTCACGGGCCTGCGCAATCGTTACGCTACGATGCAAAGCCTGCGACAGGACGTAGGCGATCCCGGCAACGTCGGGCGGCTCGCGATCCTGTTCATCGATCTCGATAACTTCAAGACCGTCAACGACACGCTCGGGCACAACGCCGGCGACATCGTCCTGCAGATGACGGCCTCGCGCCTGGCCGACGCCGTCGGCGCCGCGGGCGTACTCTCGCGCATCGGCGGCGACGAGTTCGTCGTCGTGCTCAAAGGCGGCGACGTCGAGCGTCAAGCCGTGCAGCTCGCCGAAAACGTTCGCGAGATTTTCGAGCATGCGTTCGATGTGCGCGGCACGTCGTTCGTCCTGCATGCGAGCATCGGCATCGCCCTGTACTCGGTCGGCAGCGAAAGCGAAATCGATCTGCTCAAGAAGGCCGACCTCGCGATGTACAGCGCGAAGGACGCCGGCAAGAACTGCTACCAGTTCTACTCGCCGCACTTGTCGCACCGTGCCGATCACCTGATGCAGTGGGAGCAGCAGCTACGCGTCGCGCTCACCGAAAACCAGCTCTTTCTCGTCTACCAGCCGAAGGTCGATCTCGCGCGCCGCTGTATCACGGGCTTCGAAGCGCTCGCGCGCTGGAACCATCCGCAGCAGGGGGTCATCTCCGCGAGCGAGTTCATCCCCGTGGCCGAATCGACGGGCCTCATCGTGCCGATCGGCGACTTCGTCATCCAAACGGCTTGCCGGCAACTCGCGGCATGGCAGCGTGACGGCTACGACACGCTATCGCTCGCCGTCAATATTTCGGCCGTGCAATTTTGGCGCGGCGATCTCTACGAAACGATTTCGCACGCCATCGAGGAAACCGGTATCGCCGCGCATCGGCTCGAACTCGAGATCACCGAGACGGCGATGATGGAGTACCCCGAACTCGTCTCCGAGAAAATCGTCGCGCTCAAGCGGCTCGGCGTCGGCATCGCGCTCGACGATTTCGGCACCGGATATTCGTCGCTGTCGTACCTGAACCGCTTCTCCGTGGACACGCTGAAGGTCGACCGCTCGTTCGTGCAGGCGATCCCGGCCGACCGCAGCGTGTGCGTGATGGTGTCGGCGATCGTCAACCTGGCGCGCTCGCTCGGGTTGACCGTCGTCGTCGAGGGCACGGAAACCGAAGAGCAGATCGCGTGGCTGTCGGCGCTCGGCAATATCCAGGCACAGGGTTTCCTGTTCTCGCGCCCCGTACCCGCCGATGGCATCCCCGCTCTACTCGAACGCTTCGGCGTGTGCGATGCGCATGAGCCATTCGGCACGTTCGGCGCAAGCCAGAAGAGCACGAGTAAGCAGTCGGCATAA
- a CDS encoding chromate transporter, which yields MGDASTQRRRASRGLRTTAAAEEGAHAAPVHATGPEPLWTLFRVVFSLSALSWGGLALMAQLELYYVERERRFTQVQYSDFVALAWMTPGAVGCNVAVQVGYALRGRIGACVAGIASVLPFFCTMTALATFYHASFIHSLASPGLIDHFAVVLAVLIGITWYRQTRVLVHEPLEWAAATIATIVLLTMHGTASFVLLLAGSFAAGWLVSPARGGKLEVSLGLLDKLIVLAVIALIALFATPLPPHDAGRLIWPRLAGAGMTLFGGGFSALPVLKALFQTPEVGITAREFTLAFALSPVSPGPLLNVVPFLGYLVQGWAGAVTATCSLFVPSGMLIVFARRHLHRLEANARFEHGMRVLRASTTAFLLVAVVHIGAHVSRAPVHLVTAAFALVCLARFKTPVYTVYAIVAAVYGLAHLLGYA from the coding sequence ATGGGCGACGCGAGCACGCAACGCAGACGCGCTTCGCGCGGCTTGCGTACCACCGCGGCCGCCGAGGAAGGCGCGCATGCCGCACCGGTGCACGCCACCGGGCCCGAGCCGCTATGGACCTTGTTTCGCGTCGTCTTTTCGCTATCGGCGCTGTCATGGGGCGGCCTTGCGCTGATGGCCCAGCTCGAACTCTATTACGTCGAACGCGAGCGGCGCTTCACGCAAGTCCAATACTCCGATTTCGTCGCGCTCGCCTGGATGACGCCGGGAGCGGTCGGCTGCAATGTCGCCGTGCAGGTCGGCTACGCACTGCGCGGCCGCATCGGCGCCTGCGTCGCCGGCATCGCCTCCGTGCTGCCGTTCTTCTGCACGATGACGGCCCTTGCCACGTTCTATCACGCGTCGTTCATTCATTCGCTCGCGTCACCCGGCCTCATCGATCATTTCGCCGTCGTGCTCGCGGTCCTCATCGGCATCACCTGGTATCGGCAAACGCGCGTGCTCGTGCACGAACCGCTCGAATGGGCGGCGGCCACGATCGCCACGATCGTGCTGCTGACGATGCACGGCACGGCCTCGTTCGTGCTGCTGCTGGCCGGCTCGTTCGCGGCCGGCTGGCTCGTGAGCCCGGCACGCGGCGGAAAGCTGGAGGTTTCACTCGGCCTGCTCGACAAACTGATCGTGCTGGCCGTGATCGCATTGATCGCGCTATTTGCGACGCCGCTACCGCCCCACGATGCCGGACGCCTGATCTGGCCGCGCCTCGCGGGCGCCGGCATGACCCTGTTCGGGGGCGGATTTTCCGCGCTGCCCGTGCTCAAGGCGCTGTTCCAGACGCCTGAGGTCGGCATCACCGCGCGCGAGTTCACGCTCGCGTTCGCACTGTCCCCCGTTTCGCCCGGCCCCCTCTTGAACGTTGTACCGTTTCTAGGCTATCTCGTGCAAGGCTGGGCCGGCGCCGTGACGGCCACCTGCTCCCTGTTCGTGCCGTCGGGGATGTTGATCGTGTTCGCGCGTCGCCACCTGCATCGTCTCGAAGCGAACGCGCGCTTCGAGCACGGCATGCGCGTGCTGCGCGCATCGACGACGGCCTTTCTGCTGGTAGCCGTGGTGCACATCGGCGCGCACGTATCGCGCGCGCCCGTTCACCTCGTGACCGCCGCGTTCGCGCTCGTCTGCCTCGCACGGTTCAAGACGCCCGTGTACACCGTCTACGCAATCGTCGCCGCGGTGTACGGGCTCGCGCACCTGCTCGGCTACGCGTAG
- a CDS encoding chromate transporter gives MILFELAWRFALVSAMAFGGATAVIPEMHRFLVDQYHWIDDSTFSALFAISQASPGPNVLFVALFGWQVAGLAGAIVSTLAMCGPSSVLALAFEHYTGVHRDTRWMTTIRRALAPVTIGLMMATGAILAQGADHSVAGIALTIATIAVGLRTKFNPLWLIAAGALIGVFGYA, from the coding sequence ATGATCCTGTTCGAGCTCGCTTGGCGCTTCGCGCTCGTCTCCGCGATGGCGTTTGGCGGCGCGACGGCCGTCATCCCCGAAATGCACCGCTTTCTCGTCGATCAGTACCATTGGATCGACGATAGTACGTTCTCCGCGCTGTTCGCGATCTCGCAGGCGTCCCCAGGGCCGAACGTGCTGTTCGTCGCGCTATTCGGTTGGCAGGTCGCAGGGCTCGCGGGTGCGATCGTGTCGACGCTCGCGATGTGCGGCCCCTCATCGGTGCTTGCGCTCGCATTCGAGCATTACACGGGGGTGCATCGCGATACGCGCTGGATGACCACGATTCGGCGCGCCCTCGCGCCGGTAACGATCGGCCTGATGATGGCGACGGGTGCCATTCTCGCGCAAGGTGCCGACCATTCGGTCGCCGGCATTGCATTGACGATCGCGACCATTGCGGTCGGACTTCGCACGAAATTCAATCCGCTTTGGTTGATCGCGGCCGGCGCGCTGATCGGCGTGTTCGGCTACGCGTAG
- a CDS encoding chromate transporter, with translation MTPSDPPSGTLDDTHRPRRIAPSELFRTFAEMSLYGFGGVMPWARRMLVDRRRWVDDREFAELLAIGQILPGPNICNIAVIVGYRYCGWRGSVAAVAGLMSAPFVIVLVLGALYHRFGGLATVQGALRGMAAVAAGLVLMTGIKLAQSQPRTMRGLIFGLLSLTAVGIFHLPLGWVMLVLIPSALFVEWRAQR, from the coding sequence ATGACCCCCTCCGATCCTCCCTCCGGCACGCTCGACGACACACATCGTCCCCGGCGTATCGCGCCCTCGGAGCTCTTTCGCACCTTTGCCGAAATGAGCCTTTACGGCTTCGGCGGTGTCATGCCGTGGGCGCGACGCATGCTCGTCGATCGGCGCCGCTGGGTGGACGATCGCGAATTCGCCGAGTTGCTCGCGATCGGCCAGATTCTCCCCGGCCCGAATATCTGCAATATCGCCGTGATCGTCGGCTACCGCTACTGCGGCTGGCGCGGGTCCGTCGCGGCCGTGGCCGGACTGATGTCGGCGCCGTTCGTCATCGTGCTCGTGCTCGGCGCGCTCTATCATCGGTTCGGTGGGCTGGCGACCGTGCAAGGCGCGCTGCGCGGCATGGCGGCCGTGGCCGCGGGGCTCGTGCTGATGACAGGCATCAAGCTCGCGCAGAGCCAGCCGCGAACGATGCGAGGGCTCATTTTCGGCCTACTGTCGCTGACCGCCGTCGGCATCTTTCATCTGCCGCTCGGCTGGGTGATGCTCGTCTTGATTCCGTCCGCGCTCTTCGTCGAGTGGAGGGCCCAGCGATGA